A single genomic interval of Mobula hypostoma chromosome 7, sMobHyp1.1, whole genome shotgun sequence harbors:
- the sap18 gene encoding histone deacetylase complex subunit SAP18 — MVRSPSLRERRGGNMAVESRVTQEEIKKEPEKPVDREKTCPLLLRVFTTNNGRHHRMDDFARGNVPSSELQIYTWMDATLKELTSLVKEVYPEARKKGTHFSFAIVYPDPKRPGYRVKEIGTTVSGRKGPDDSMTLQSQKFQIGDYLDIAITPPSRAPPPPGRMRPY; from the exons ATGGTGCGGTCGCCATCACTGAGGGAACGGCGGGGAGGGAACATGGCCGTGGAGTCCAGAGTCACACAGGAGGAGATTAAGAAGGAGCCAGAAAAACCGGTGGATCGGGAAAAA ACCTGCCCTCTGTTGCTGAGAGTATTCACAACTAATAATGGAAGACATCACAGAATGGATGACTTTGCGAGAGGGAATGTCCCATCTAGTGAGCTTCAGATCTACACTTG GATGGATGCAACATTAAAAGAGTTAACAAGTTTAGTAAAAGAAGTTTACCCAGAAGCACGGAAGAAAGGAACACACTTCAGCTTTGCAATTGTGTATCCAGATCCAAAAAGACCTGGTTACAG aGTAAAAGAAATTGGCACCACTGTTTCAGGAAGGAAAGGACCAGATGACTCTATGACATTACAATCACAAAAATTTCAGATTGGGGACTATCTGGACATTGCAATAACACCGCCTAGTCGAGCACCACCACCTCCTGGCCGTATGAGACCTTATTAA